Part of the Blastocatellia bacterium genome, TGATGCGATAGAGACTGCGATAGAGATTCATGAAGAAACGGCTTGCCCTTATCTTCACCGGCGGGACTATCTCAATGAGGCATGACGCGGCCATCGGCGGCGCCGTGCCAGCGCTGTCAGGCTCTGAGATTCTCGCCCTCGTCCAAGGCGTAGACGAGGTCGCCGACGTCGAAGTCATCGAGTTTGGGCGTTACCCCGGCCCGCACATGACCTTGCCGCGAATGATCGAGCTATCCGGCGTGGTGCGCGCGACGCTTGAGCGCGACGACATCGGCGGCATCGTCATCACGCACGGCACCGACACGCTCGAAGAGACCGCCTACCTGCTCGACCTGACGACGGCAAGTGATAAGCCCGTCGTTCTGGTCGGCGCCATGCGCAACAGCTCTGAGATGGGCTGGGACGGGCCGCCCAATCTGTTGTCGGCGATGCGCGTGGCGGCGGCAGACACCGCTCGCGGCCTCGGCGTGCTGGTGGCGATGAACGACACCATTCTCGCGGCAAGCGAAGCCACCAAGACGCACAGCGAATCGTTCGACGCGTTCCAGAGCCCGGACTTCGGGCCGCTCGGCGT contains:
- a CDS encoding asparaginase, encoding MKKRLALIFTGGTISMRHDAAIGGAVPALSGSEILALVQGVDEVADVEVIEFGRYPGPHMTLPRMIELSGVVRATLERDDIGGIVITHGTDTLEETAYLLDLTTASDKPVVLVGAMRNSSEMGWDGPPNLLSAMRVAAADTARGLGVLVAMNDTILAASEATKTHSESFDAFQSPDFGPLGVVDRGEVIIRRSAIKRRYLPVTQTVEPVFLIKLASGVDATLIDAATDAGARGLVIEALGRGNVPPATLKGLRRAVERRLPVVLVSRCLRGRVFDSYGYEGGGKQLREMGLIFADFLNGQKARLKLSLALSLTDDPDEIRAFF